One Streptomyces mobaraensis NBRC 13819 = DSM 40847 DNA segment encodes these proteins:
- the ndgR gene encoding IclR family transcriptional regulator NdgR has product MDNSGGASSGVGVLDKAALVLSALESGPATLAGLVTATGLARPTAHRLAVALEHHRMVARDMQGRFILGPRLSELAAAAGEDRLLATAGPVLTHLRDVTGESAQLYRRQGDMRICVAAAERLSGLRDTVPVGSTLPMKAGSAAQVLMAWEEPERLHRGLQGARFTATALSGVRRRGWAQSIGEREPGVASVSAPVRGPSNRVVAAVSVSGPIERLTRHPGRMHAQAVLDAAVRLTEALRRNG; this is encoded by the coding sequence ATGGACAATTCTGGTGGCGCCTCGAGCGGAGTGGGCGTACTCGACAAAGCGGCCCTGGTGCTGAGCGCCCTGGAGTCGGGTCCGGCGACGCTCGCCGGGCTGGTGACGGCCACCGGGCTGGCGCGTCCGACGGCGCACCGGCTCGCGGTGGCCCTGGAGCACCACCGCATGGTGGCGCGCGACATGCAGGGCCGGTTCATCCTCGGCCCGCGGCTGAGCGAACTCGCGGCGGCGGCCGGCGAGGACCGGCTGCTGGCCACGGCGGGCCCGGTGCTCACGCACCTCCGGGACGTGACGGGCGAGAGCGCCCAGCTCTACCGGCGCCAGGGCGACATGCGCATCTGCGTCGCCGCGGCGGAACGGCTGTCCGGACTGCGGGACACGGTCCCCGTCGGCTCCACCCTCCCCATGAAGGCCGGCTCGGCCGCCCAGGTCCTCATGGCCTGGGAGGAACCGGAGCGGTTGCACCGCGGGCTGCAGGGGGCTCGCTTCACGGCCACGGCGCTTTCGGGTGTGCGGCGGCGGGGTTGGGCGCAGTCGATCGGGGAGCGGGAGCCGGGTGTGGCGTCCGTCTCCGCGCCGGTGCGGGGGCCTTCGAATCGGGTGGTGGCGGCCGTGTCGGTGTCCGGGCCGATCGAGCGCCTTACTCGTCATCCCGGCCGGATGCACGCTCAGGCGGTGCTGGACGCGGCGGTGCGGCTGACGGAGGCGTTGCGGCGCAACGGGTGA